A section of the Acidobacterium capsulatum ATCC 51196 genome encodes:
- a CDS encoding LacI family DNA-binding transcriptional regulator: MNIKEVARLAGVSTATVSRTINDSEKVTWETAERVRKAIQTLRYYPNTNARALGSGRSSLYGLIISDITNPFFPELVKSFEDIAVRNGREILVANTDYDPHRTEHCVSRMLQRKVDGVAIMTTEMEPRLIEELSRREIPLVFLDTARPQGNVSTITIDYAAGIGAAIEHLYTLGHRRIAFISGSPAHKSSRARLEAFRKNMRAHKLPLEFEDIVQGDHTIEGGFRAMQQLLERKPVPQAVLCSNDLTAIGALRAVHQTKLRVPRDISLVGFDDITISGYTEPPLTTVRLPRAEIARAAFAALHTRSGRGHKREHVVQPSLVLRETTAPPADGAPAKKTRARAR; encoded by the coding sequence ATGAACATAAAAGAAGTCGCAAGGCTCGCCGGGGTTTCCACCGCTACCGTTTCCCGCACCATCAATGATTCTGAAAAGGTCACATGGGAGACGGCCGAGCGCGTGCGCAAAGCCATTCAGACCCTGCGTTATTACCCCAACACCAACGCTCGCGCCCTCGGCTCGGGACGCAGTTCGCTGTATGGATTGATCATCTCGGACATCACCAATCCGTTCTTCCCCGAGCTGGTCAAGTCCTTTGAAGACATCGCGGTCAGGAATGGACGCGAGATTCTCGTGGCCAACACCGACTATGACCCGCACCGCACCGAGCACTGCGTGAGCCGCATGCTGCAGCGCAAGGTGGACGGTGTGGCCATCATGACCACTGAGATGGAGCCGCGGCTGATTGAAGAGCTGAGCCGCCGCGAGATTCCCCTCGTCTTTCTTGACACGGCGCGCCCGCAGGGCAACGTCAGCACCATCACCATCGACTATGCCGCCGGCATTGGCGCGGCGATCGAACACCTGTATACCCTGGGCCACCGGCGCATTGCCTTCATCAGCGGGTCACCGGCGCACAAGTCCTCCCGCGCCCGGCTGGAGGCGTTTCGCAAAAACATGCGCGCGCACAAGCTGCCGCTGGAGTTTGAAGACATCGTGCAGGGCGATCACACCATCGAAGGCGGCTTCCGCGCCATGCAGCAACTGCTCGAACGCAAGCCCGTTCCGCAAGCTGTGCTCTGCTCGAATGACCTTACCGCCATCGGAGCACTGCGAGCTGTGCATCAGACGAAGCTGCGCGTTCCCCGCGATATTTCGCTGGTGGGCTTTGACGACATCACGATCAGCGGCTACACCGAACCGCCGCTGACCACCGTTCGCCTGCCCCGCGCCGAGATTGCGCGCGCCGCCTTTGCCGCGCTGCACACCAGGAGCGGACGCGGCCACAAGCGCGAGCATGTCGTGCAGCCGAGCCTGGTGCTTCGGGAGACGACCGCTCCCCCGGCAGACGGCGCGCCTGCGAAAAAGACGCGCGCCAGGGCTCGCTGA
- a CDS encoding alpha-galactosidase yields the protein MIGKPHRTEQRLSRALRWLGALGGLLAMAMAAHGASASNGPVHYDAQTHVFRIDAKGVSYVFGVNPNGQLQSIYWGSRLGFTDSFPQPHALPGWAAFDPSVNTTPQEFTGWGGGLYTTPDLKITFPDGNRDLVLHYVSHQIDGDRLTVTMQDIERKVFVVLDYKIDEATGILRRSATIENRTGKPFTIEQSFAATWNLPAAGDYHLYDLTGRWTGEWDLQQQALHPGKIVLESRRGPTSHANNPWFAIERGASADQDQGQVWFGALGWSGNWQIAVEQTQARQVRVTGGFNPFDFGYVLAPGESLKTPYFYAGYTRNGVGGASRLLHRFEIAEILPHHPHPGLRPVVYDSWEATGFQVNEAGQEALAEKAASIGVERFIMDDGWFGQRKDDHAGLGDWYPNPQKFPHGLGPLIAKVHSLGMSFGLWVEPEMVNPNSDLYRKHPDWVLHFNGRPRSQERNQLVLNLARPDVKAYVFHTLDSLLTNNRIDFLKWDYNRNWSEPGWPSAGADHEKEVYVKYTRNLYSILQELRARHPHVEIEDCSGGGGRVDLGILRYTDEVWTSDNTDPFDRLSIQNGFTYAYSPGVMMAWVTDSPNWVNQRVTSLTYRFLSSMQGALGIGANLNQWTPQEFVQARTLVAQYKSIRATVQRGALYRLISPLHGSEHSATEYVAPDGKQVAVFAFLHSSQMGYPYPELYLRGLEPGATYRLHMLDGKAAPETPSNASGAYWTNVGIQLALRGDFQAAAFTLEREP from the coding sequence GTGATCGGCAAACCTCATCGAACGGAGCAGCGCCTGAGCCGGGCGCTGAGATGGCTGGGCGCGCTGGGCGGCCTGCTGGCCATGGCGATGGCGGCCCACGGGGCTTCCGCCAGCAATGGGCCGGTCCACTATGACGCCCAAACCCACGTCTTTCGTATCGACGCAAAGGGTGTGAGCTATGTCTTTGGAGTAAACCCGAACGGCCAGTTGCAGTCGATCTACTGGGGCTCGCGCCTGGGCTTCACCGATTCTTTTCCCCAGCCGCACGCGTTGCCAGGCTGGGCCGCGTTCGATCCTTCGGTCAACACCACTCCGCAGGAGTTCACCGGCTGGGGTGGGGGCCTGTACACCACCCCCGATCTGAAAATCACCTTCCCCGACGGCAATCGCGATCTCGTGCTCCACTACGTATCGCATCAGATCGACGGCGACCGCCTCACTGTAACCATGCAGGACATCGAACGAAAGGTCTTCGTTGTACTCGATTACAAGATCGATGAAGCCACCGGCATCCTGCGGCGTTCGGCAACCATCGAAAACCGCACGGGAAAGCCTTTCACGATTGAGCAGTCCTTCGCCGCGACCTGGAATCTTCCCGCTGCCGGCGACTACCATCTCTATGACCTGACCGGCCGCTGGACCGGGGAGTGGGACTTGCAGCAGCAGGCGCTGCATCCGGGCAAGATCGTGCTCGAAAGCCGGCGAGGCCCCACCAGCCACGCCAATAATCCGTGGTTCGCCATTGAGCGCGGTGCCTCAGCGGATCAGGATCAGGGGCAGGTGTGGTTTGGCGCGCTGGGCTGGAGCGGAAACTGGCAGATCGCCGTCGAGCAGACGCAGGCCCGGCAAGTGCGCGTCACCGGCGGCTTCAACCCCTTTGATTTTGGCTACGTTCTGGCTCCCGGCGAGTCGCTCAAAACGCCCTACTTCTACGCCGGTTATACGAGAAACGGTGTGGGCGGAGCCTCGCGCCTGTTGCATCGCTTTGAAATCGCCGAAATTCTGCCCCACCACCCGCATCCCGGGCTGCGTCCGGTCGTCTATGACTCCTGGGAGGCAACGGGATTTCAGGTGAATGAGGCCGGGCAAGAGGCGCTCGCGGAGAAGGCCGCCAGCATCGGCGTCGAGCGATTCATCATGGACGACGGCTGGTTTGGCCAGCGGAAGGATGACCATGCCGGTCTCGGCGACTGGTACCCCAACCCGCAAAAATTTCCGCACGGCCTTGGGCCGCTGATCGCCAAGGTTCACTCCCTGGGCATGAGCTTTGGCCTGTGGGTCGAGCCCGAGATGGTGAACCCCAACAGCGATCTCTACCGCAAGCATCCAGACTGGGTGCTCCACTTCAACGGACGCCCGCGTTCCCAGGAGCGCAACCAGCTCGTGCTCAATCTTGCACGGCCCGATGTAAAGGCTTACGTCTTTCACACCCTCGATTCCCTGCTGACCAATAACCGCATCGACTTTCTCAAGTGGGACTACAACCGGAACTGGTCAGAGCCAGGCTGGCCCTCGGCGGGCGCGGACCACGAGAAGGAAGTCTACGTAAAGTACACGCGAAACCTGTACAGCATTCTTCAGGAGCTGCGCGCCCGTCATCCGCACGTGGAAATTGAGGACTGCTCGGGCGGTGGCGGCCGCGTCGATCTCGGCATTCTGCGCTACACCGATGAGGTATGGACCTCGGACAACACCGATCCGTTTGACCGGCTCTCCATTCAGAACGGCTTCACCTACGCCTACTCGCCCGGTGTCATGATGGCCTGGGTGACGGATTCGCCCAACTGGGTCAACCAGCGGGTCACTTCCCTGACGTACCGCTTTCTCTCATCGATGCAGGGCGCGCTCGGTATCGGGGCCAATCTGAACCAATGGACACCCCAGGAGTTCGTCCAGGCGCGCACACTGGTCGCGCAATACAAGTCCATTCGCGCCACGGTGCAGCGCGGCGCGCTCTACCGGCTGATCTCGCCGCTCCACGGCAGCGAACACTCCGCCACCGAGTATGTGGCGCCGGATGGCAAGCAGGTGGCGGTCTTTGCCTTCCTGCATTCCAGCCAGATGGGCTACCCCTATCCCGAGCTCTACCTGCGTGGATTAGAGCCGGGCGCCACCTATCGCCTGCATATGCTCGATGGAAAAGCCGCGCCAGAGACGCCCTCGAACGCGAGCGGCGCCTACTGGACGAATGTTGGAATTCAGCTTGCCCTTCGGGGCGACTTTCAGGCCGCAGCCTTCACCCTGGAGCGTGAACCCTGA
- a CDS encoding carboxypeptidase regulatory-like domain-containing protein, with protein sequence MRILRVACAFVLAAGLFLVLPQAFAQLDTGAVTGVVADGTGAIIPSASVTITNTGTGFAAKTKTDANGVYTFSPLRIGSYSITASAPGFQTTKQENVTVQVQERLSVNLTLKPGQVTQTVTVTTAPPLLQTQSGSVGQVMTAQTINHVPLNGRNWVYIAQLSAGTAPSEGSRGGGKGDFEANGQRAEQNNFILDGVDNNVNVVDFVNGASYVVQPPPDALSEFKVQTGDYSAEFGHSAGAVVNATIKSGTNQIHGDLWEYFRNTVLDARNFNAQTVPAYHENQFGATLGFPILKNKLFFFGDTQANRIIFGNTQTLTVPTAKMRQGDFTELLNTSLTGNAQPVYLYQPNKQDGTPLACNGQQNVFCPNQINKVAQNILNLYPLPNANNGKTYNNYVVSTPDRDNTFQWDARMDYNMSSHDQMFARFSYYHEPGYNPPPLGPILDGGSFGNDGTILNLGENFVYSETHVFSPTFSNEFRFGYNYLHDGYLQPNYNTNIAPTLGLGGIPYGPDFPENGGLPNVSVSGISSFGSTTYFATDEHENVFQLLDDVTKIAGNHSLKMGVDFQSIRFSTLQPPFSRGTYSFNGLYTSNQSADFTGYGVADFLADQNNFAQISNEFKNGDAHWYRAAYFEDDWRATSKLTLNLGVRYDYYQPYKDVGGYQATYYVTGPTGPGFGQAVYQIPEQQRSYPMSPAFLNLLAKDNITLQYVNNPALINAQHDNFAPRFGISYAVTPNDVVRAGYGIFYGGLESTGYYPNLGENYPFQFTDTFNAPSCNPNSCPSISDPAHGGISLENGFSNALAAGLQNFISTPALRGSDHLAKTPYTEDYNLSYEHAFSSNLAATISYVGDVSRHLQVFPDPNAQFALTNPNVNSNPYRPFPDFGGTAYTNYAGMSNYNSLQAKLQKRMSNGLNFLVSYTWSHSLDDAPTPLGSTGDPGYRNTNLLPIINDYSNSAFDVRQRLSLNAFYELPFGKGRKYLNRGGVLNAIAGGWAANITYFAQTGNPFTVSPNNSGPSGGGTRAILIGDPFKGGGSPNSTNPNVVCPAQVRTKANWYNPCAFANPDSGKEISPGPYNGSYTTPQPGYKYPAEVTNRAQVLALLGGRRNQIYGPGYNRANMSVFKDFPTWRKQYLEFRGDIFNLFNTPALGIPSVTNLNSNGGQITGPRFFQNFTPDARFLQFALKYQF encoded by the coding sequence GTGAGAATCCTAAGAGTCGCATGCGCATTTGTCCTTGCAGCCGGACTTTTCCTCGTCCTGCCGCAAGCCTTTGCACAGCTGGATACGGGCGCCGTTACCGGCGTTGTCGCCGACGGCACGGGAGCCATCATTCCCAGTGCATCAGTAACGATCACCAACACAGGAACAGGCTTCGCGGCCAAAACCAAGACCGATGCCAATGGGGTATATACCTTCTCCCCGCTCCGTATCGGCAGCTACAGCATCACGGCCAGCGCGCCGGGCTTTCAAACCACCAAACAGGAAAATGTGACGGTTCAGGTGCAGGAGCGGCTCAGTGTAAACCTGACGCTTAAGCCCGGCCAGGTCACGCAGACCGTTACTGTGACGACGGCTCCGCCGCTGCTTCAGACGCAGAGCGGTTCGGTAGGCCAGGTCATGACCGCCCAGACGATCAACCATGTCCCGCTGAATGGCCGCAACTGGGTTTACATTGCGCAGCTCTCCGCAGGCACCGCGCCGTCTGAAGGCTCGCGCGGCGGCGGCAAGGGTGACTTTGAGGCCAACGGACAACGCGCCGAGCAGAACAACTTCATCCTTGACGGCGTCGATAACAACGTCAACGTCGTGGACTTTGTGAATGGCGCGAGCTATGTCGTGCAGCCGCCGCCCGATGCGCTCTCTGAGTTCAAAGTGCAGACCGGCGACTATAGCGCGGAGTTTGGCCACTCGGCCGGCGCGGTCGTCAACGCTACCATCAAGTCGGGCACCAACCAGATTCACGGCGACCTCTGGGAGTATTTCCGGAACACCGTGCTAGATGCGCGCAATTTCAACGCGCAGACGGTTCCGGCCTATCACGAGAACCAGTTCGGCGCGACGCTTGGTTTCCCGATCCTCAAGAACAAGCTCTTCTTCTTTGGCGACACCCAGGCCAACCGCATCATCTTTGGCAATACGCAGACGCTCACCGTGCCCACGGCGAAGATGCGCCAGGGCGATTTCACCGAACTGCTGAATACCTCGCTGACCGGCAATGCACAGCCCGTCTACCTGTACCAGCCAAACAAGCAGGATGGTACGCCACTGGCCTGCAACGGCCAGCAGAATGTCTTTTGCCCGAACCAGATCAACAAGGTCGCGCAGAACATTCTGAACCTTTACCCGTTGCCGAACGCGAACAACGGCAAGACCTACAACAACTACGTGGTCAGCACACCCGATCGCGATAACACCTTCCAGTGGGATGCTCGCATGGACTACAACATGAGCAGCCACGACCAGATGTTTGCCCGCTTCAGCTATTATCACGAGCCGGGCTATAATCCTCCTCCGCTCGGTCCCATTCTCGACGGCGGCAGCTTTGGAAACGACGGCACGATTCTCAACCTCGGCGAGAACTTCGTTTATAGCGAGACGCACGTCTTCAGCCCGACGTTCTCCAACGAATTCCGCTTCGGCTACAACTATCTGCACGACGGCTATCTGCAGCCGAACTACAACACGAACATCGCACCGACACTGGGCCTGGGCGGCATTCCGTACGGCCCGGACTTTCCGGAAAATGGCGGCTTGCCAAATGTCTCGGTCAGCGGAATTTCCAGCTTCGGCAGCACCACTTACTTTGCGACGGACGAGCATGAAAACGTCTTCCAGCTTCTGGATGATGTGACCAAGATCGCCGGCAATCACTCGCTGAAGATGGGCGTCGACTTTCAAAGCATCCGCTTCTCGACGTTGCAGCCACCTTTTTCTCGCGGAACCTACAGCTTCAACGGCCTCTACACCAGCAATCAGAGCGCAGACTTCACCGGTTATGGCGTGGCTGATTTTCTGGCCGATCAGAACAACTTCGCGCAGATCTCGAACGAGTTCAAAAACGGCGACGCCCACTGGTATCGCGCGGCTTATTTTGAAGACGACTGGCGCGCGACGAGCAAGCTCACGCTCAACCTCGGCGTGCGCTACGACTACTACCAGCCCTACAAGGATGTCGGTGGTTACCAGGCCACGTACTACGTGACCGGCCCAACCGGCCCGGGCTTTGGGCAGGCCGTGTATCAGATTCCGGAGCAGCAGCGGAGCTATCCGATGTCGCCGGCCTTCCTGAATCTGCTGGCCAAAGACAACATCACGCTGCAGTATGTGAATAACCCGGCATTGATTAATGCGCAGCACGATAACTTCGCGCCGCGCTTCGGCATCTCCTACGCCGTAACGCCGAACGATGTGGTGCGCGCCGGGTATGGCATCTTCTACGGCGGACTGGAGAGCACCGGATACTATCCCAATCTCGGTGAGAACTATCCCTTCCAGTTCACTGATACCTTCAACGCGCCCTCGTGCAATCCCAACAGCTGCCCGAGCATCAGTGACCCGGCCCACGGCGGAATCTCGCTGGAGAACGGCTTCTCGAATGCTCTGGCCGCAGGACTGCAGAACTTCATCTCGACGCCGGCGCTGCGTGGTTCCGACCATTTGGCGAAGACTCCGTACACTGAGGATTACAACCTCTCCTATGAGCATGCCTTCAGCTCAAATCTGGCGGCGACCATTTCTTATGTAGGCGACGTTTCCCGTCATCTGCAGGTCTTCCCGGATCCCAACGCGCAGTTTGCGCTGACCAATCCGAATGTGAACTCAAACCCCTACCGGCCGTTCCCCGACTTTGGTGGAACTGCTTACACCAACTACGCCGGCATGAGCAACTACAACTCGCTGCAGGCCAAGCTGCAGAAGCGCATGTCAAACGGCCTGAACTTCCTGGTCAGCTACACGTGGTCGCACTCGCTCGACGATGCTCCCACGCCGCTGGGCAGCACCGGCGATCCTGGCTATCGCAACACCAACCTGCTGCCGATCATCAACGACTACAGCAACTCCGCCTTTGATGTGCGGCAGCGCCTCAGCCTGAATGCGTTTTATGAACTGCCCTTCGGCAAGGGCCGCAAATACCTCAACCGGGGCGGCGTGCTCAATGCCATCGCCGGCGGATGGGCGGCCAACATTACTTACTTCGCGCAGACCGGTAATCCGTTCACGGTGAGCCCCAATAACTCGGGTCCCTCGGGCGGCGGAACGCGTGCGATCCTGATCGGCGATCCCTTCAAGGGAGGCGGCTCGCCCAACTCCACCAACCCGAACGTCGTCTGCCCGGCCCAGGTGAGGACCAAGGCGAATTGGTACAACCCGTGCGCCTTTGCCAATCCTGACTCCGGCAAAGAGATCAGCCCCGGTCCTTACAACGGCAGCTACACGACTCCCCAGCCGGGATACAAGTATCCGGCCGAGGTCACCAACCGCGCCCAGGTGCTTGCTCTGCTCGGCGGTCGCCGCAACCAGATCTACGGTCCCGGCTACAACCGCGCGAACATGTCGGTCTTCAAGGATTTCCCCACGTGGAGAAAGCAGTACCTCGAATTCCGCGGCGATATCTTCAACCTGTTCAACACACCGGCGCTCGGAATTCCGAGCGTGACCAACCTCAACTCCAACGGCGGCCAGATCACCGGTCCCCGCTTCTTCCAGAACTTCACTCCAGACGCGCGCTTCCTGCAGTTCGCGCTGAAGTATCAGTTCTGA
- a CDS encoding tetratricopeptide repeat protein, producing MTSALRPGRRMAFLPALLFLALCLTVLHAAAQAANHDNQLFAQANAAMQPGQLADAERILLELRARHPHAFPINETLGLLYAEENHLHRALPLLTAAVHESPGEAVAHANLGDALFKLGRLQPAAHELAMSAKMNPSDAATQSALAQTYMLLHKPALAVPAFEAALRQNGDDAALLYNTALACYQAGLPAKAEPLLARMPGVEESAEAQSLYGDVDEAMTHYEQAAQHYAAAARLDPSEPNIYMLGIEFMRHWTFDPAIKEFLAGVQRFPDSTRMKVGLGIAYYGGSYYDKAIPVFSNLLAQHPDNAMYAELLGRDCIVPGEGTVAQCADLASFAEKHPDNARIATYAAITMLHGPRDPKQAALARSLLVRAMQSNPKLADAHYAMGLLLQEEGKWPQSIPELETATQLKPDDAVAHYRLALAYSHAGRMQQAHEQIALQLKYSHAQRAETNARLKAVTTFLVKMK from the coding sequence GTGACTTCCGCACTTCGACCCGGCCGTCGCATGGCCTTTCTTCCGGCGCTGCTCTTTCTGGCGCTTTGTTTGACCGTGCTCCACGCGGCCGCGCAGGCCGCCAACCACGACAACCAGCTCTTTGCGCAGGCCAACGCGGCAATGCAGCCGGGGCAGTTGGCCGACGCAGAGCGCATCCTGCTCGAACTGCGCGCGCGTCATCCGCATGCATTTCCGATCAATGAGACGCTTGGGCTCCTGTACGCCGAGGAGAATCACTTGCATCGTGCGCTTCCGCTGTTGACGGCCGCCGTGCATGAGAGTCCGGGCGAGGCCGTGGCTCATGCCAACCTTGGCGACGCGTTGTTCAAGCTTGGAAGGTTGCAACCGGCAGCGCATGAACTCGCGATGAGCGCGAAGATGAATCCGAGCGATGCGGCGACGCAGAGCGCGCTAGCGCAGACTTATATGCTGCTGCACAAGCCGGCTCTCGCCGTGCCCGCGTTTGAGGCCGCGCTGCGGCAGAACGGCGATGACGCAGCATTGCTCTACAACACGGCACTGGCCTGCTACCAGGCAGGCCTGCCGGCCAAGGCGGAGCCGCTGCTGGCGCGTATGCCGGGCGTGGAAGAGTCCGCCGAAGCGCAATCGCTTTACGGCGATGTGGATGAGGCGATGACTCATTATGAGCAAGCCGCACAGCACTATGCGGCGGCCGCGCGTCTTGATCCAAGCGAGCCCAATATCTATATGCTCGGCATCGAGTTTATGCGTCACTGGACCTTCGACCCCGCCATCAAGGAGTTTCTTGCGGGCGTGCAGCGCTTTCCGGACAGCACTCGCATGAAGGTTGGGCTCGGCATCGCGTATTACGGCGGCAGCTATTACGACAAGGCGATTCCGGTCTTTTCAAATCTGCTGGCGCAGCACCCTGACAACGCCATGTATGCGGAACTGCTGGGGCGCGATTGCATCGTGCCGGGCGAAGGCACGGTAGCCCAATGCGCCGATCTCGCCAGTTTTGCCGAGAAGCATCCTGACAACGCACGGATTGCCACCTATGCAGCGATCACGATGCTGCATGGTCCACGGGACCCCAAACAGGCGGCTCTCGCGCGAAGCTTGCTGGTGCGCGCGATGCAGTCCAATCCAAAACTGGCCGATGCGCATTATGCCATGGGGCTGTTGCTGCAGGAGGAAGGGAAGTGGCCGCAGAGCATTCCTGAACTGGAGACAGCGACGCAACTCAAGCCCGATGACGCGGTCGCGCATTATCGCCTGGCGCTGGCATATTCTCACGCCGGGCGCATGCAGCAGGCGCATGAGCAGATTGCACTCCAACTCAAATACAGCCACGCTCAGCGCGCCGAGACGAATGCGCGCCTGAAGGCCGTGACCACTTTTCTGGTGAAGATGAAATGA
- a CDS encoding DUF5597 domain-containing protein: MLAGLLHANRRPTLAGAALTGLLSACLLPGAAAAAQQPASNAAPHLVKQNGRYAFYLDGKPFLILGGQINNSSSWPSTMPDVWPMIEGIHANTVEAPVYWEQFEPHPGVFDYSTVDMLVHQARQHHVHLVLLWFGTWKNGEDHYVPEWIKTDPAHYPRMIDERGQPIQVLSANAPANLNADRKAFTALTHHLAQIDGTQHTVIMIQVENESGAIGAVRDHSPAAQKEFEAQVPQPVLTAMHKSPGTWRQVFGFKADEYFQAYSVAKYINAVAEAGKAELKIPMYCNVWVEYPRGYQIRGYLLPGFDYPSGGPVQSNLAIWKAVATSIDILGPDLYSDDRGFEQTIMQTYRRPDNPLWIPETGTGDSFAPEFFYALGYGAIGFSPFGTDQTSWTYKPGQIPKALAANYALLEPIDRVVARLNLEGKLKTAIEAPGSTEKTLDFGRWQARVSFGFPQSDGEQHAPGTPHHDGRALVGQLGPDTFLVTGINSRVTFYLAPGQSGHMQILRAEQGEYDGTTWKPLRIWNGDQTDRGLNFRNEDQYVQIHLGTY, encoded by the coding sequence ATGCTGGCTGGCCTGTTGCACGCGAATCGGCGCCCCACCCTGGCGGGTGCGGCCCTGACGGGGCTGCTCTCCGCTTGTCTGCTGCCGGGCGCGGCAGCGGCCGCGCAACAACCGGCCAGCAACGCGGCTCCTCACCTCGTGAAGCAGAATGGCCGCTATGCCTTTTATCTGGATGGCAAACCATTTCTGATTCTCGGCGGACAGATCAATAACTCCAGCTCGTGGCCCTCGACCATGCCCGATGTGTGGCCGATGATCGAGGGCATTCACGCGAACACGGTTGAGGCTCCCGTTTATTGGGAGCAGTTCGAGCCGCATCCCGGCGTCTTTGACTACTCCACCGTGGACATGCTGGTACATCAGGCGCGGCAGCATCACGTTCATCTGGTGCTGTTGTGGTTTGGCACGTGGAAGAACGGCGAAGACCACTACGTGCCCGAATGGATCAAGACCGATCCGGCGCATTATCCGCGCATGATCGATGAGCGCGGCCAGCCCATTCAGGTGCTCTCGGCCAATGCACCCGCCAACCTGAATGCAGACCGCAAGGCCTTCACCGCGCTCACGCATCATCTGGCGCAGATCGACGGCACCCAGCACACCGTGATCATGATTCAGGTGGAGAACGAGTCCGGGGCCATCGGCGCGGTGCGCGATCACTCCCCTGCGGCCCAGAAGGAATTTGAAGCCCAGGTGCCGCAGCCAGTGCTCACGGCCATGCACAAGTCTCCGGGAACCTGGCGGCAGGTCTTCGGCTTCAAGGCCGATGAATACTTCCAGGCATACTCTGTCGCCAAATACATCAATGCGGTCGCCGAGGCAGGCAAGGCAGAGCTGAAGATTCCGATGTACTGCAATGTCTGGGTCGAGTACCCGCGCGGCTACCAGATACGCGGCTATCTGCTGCCGGGCTTTGATTACCCCAGCGGCGGCCCCGTGCAGTCGAATCTTGCCATCTGGAAGGCCGTGGCCACTTCGATCGATATTCTCGGGCCTGACCTGTACAGCGATGACCGCGGCTTTGAGCAGACGATCATGCAGACCTACCGCCGGCCCGACAATCCTCTCTGGATTCCGGAGACCGGCACGGGCGACAGCTTTGCGCCAGAGTTTTTCTATGCGCTCGGCTACGGCGCCATCGGCTTTTCACCGTTTGGCACCGATCAGACAAGCTGGACCTACAAGCCGGGGCAGATTCCCAAGGCACTGGCCGCCAACTATGCGCTGCTGGAGCCGATTGATCGCGTCGTGGCCAGGCTGAACCTCGAAGGCAAACTGAAAACCGCCATCGAGGCCCCGGGCAGCACCGAGAAGACGCTCGACTTTGGCCGCTGGCAGGCGCGTGTCAGCTTTGGGTTTCCGCAATCGGACGGCGAGCAGCACGCTCCGGGCACGCCGCACCATGATGGCCGCGCGCTGGTAGGCCAGCTTGGGCCGGATACGTTTCTGGTGACCGGCATCAACAGCCGCGTGACCTTTTACCTGGCGCCCGGCCAGAGCGGCCACATGCAGATTCTGCGCGCCGAGCAAGGCGAATATGACGGCACCACGTGGAAGCCGCTGCGCATCTGGAATGGCGACCAGACCGATCGCGGACTCAACTTCCGCAACGAAGACCAGTACGTGCAGATTCACCTCGGCACGTACTGA